CTTTGTTTCTCTGTCATATTCTTACTAGATAATACCAATTTTACCAAAACACGTCAAAAGAAAAAGGGATAGATAAAAAGACTTGACAATATCTTAAAGGTACGATAAACGTACGCAAAATAAAGCGTGGACAGACGCTTGAATATTTGCTCGTGAGTGGCCTTGCGAGCAAAACGAAGGCAGTGGCCAGGTATGCTGTCCCATACTTGGTTAACTGCCTTTTTTATTTGAAAGGACGGTGTTTAATGGCTGTTAGGTGGAAAAAATATTACCCGGATAAATGCAAAGACGACAAAGGGCAGAGTATAAACTGTGACGGTAAGCGTGGGGATTATTGTCCGGTAAATTTACCCACAAAGGATAACGGAGAAGTCAAGCGGTGCGGACGGTGGTTGATAGAGCTATTCGATGATAAAAAACGGTGGGTGTCGGTTAGCTTCAGGGACATTAGGAGCCGGAAAGATGCCATGAAAAGATTAATGGTGCTCATTGGCGACAGGGAAAGGGGAAAACTGCAATTGCCAAAGAGAAAGGCAATTCCCACCCTGGCGGAATACTCCAAAACATACCTGCCACTGTGTGGCGGGGTGAAAGGTAACACGCTTGCAATGAAGCAAAGGGCTGTAAATGCGTTGGTGAAATTTCTGGGTGATTATCCCCTTGATAAGATAACTCCGTTTATCATTGAGAAATACAGGCTTAACCGTAAGGCTAGCGGTATTAAAGACAGCAGTATCAACGTTGACGTTTCTGTCTTATCCCATGTTCTGACCACTGCTATAAAGTCGGGGATTCTGGACAAGAACCCATGCCAGGGCGTGAGACGATTGAAAGTAACACAGACCAAAGATCGTATATTAAGCGGTAATGAAATAGGCTTATTGCTTGGTAAGCTACACGGGAAAGAACGTCTTATGGTACTCGTTGGATTACTTACAGGTTTACGCTTAGGCGGTGTCCTGGGCTTATCATGGCAGGATATAGATTTTCATAAGGGTTTGATAACTTCAAGCCACAAAATAGGGAAATT
This region of Candidatus Paceibacter sp. genomic DNA includes:
- a CDS encoding site-specific integrase, which translates into the protein MVLIGDRERGKLQLPKRKAIPTLAEYSKTYLPLCGGVKGNTLAMKQRAVNALVKFLGDYPLDKITPFIIEKYRLNRKASGIKDSSINVDVSVLSHVLTTAIKSGILDKNPCQGVRRLKVTQTKDRILSGNEIGLLLGKLHGKERLMVLVGLLTGLRLGGVLGLSWQDIDFHKGLITSSHKIGKLVSIPISDYLSGELLRWKENNSGDRVFESRTLTHVVTVEYSKHFSVLFKQLGIDDFTFHNLRHTFASLLQGELGVGAVVVQGMTGHSSLSMLQKYSHTGLSNKQQAINSLTDYVLGMNSKPSLAIAQ